TGGCGGAGAGGCCATCAAGCCGTCTCATATGAAAAGTATTAACCTGTCGTGGTACCGTATGAAAGTGTGTTAGAAAAAAACCCAGACGTCTTGTGCATAGAGATATCTGTAAGATAAGTTAAAAGAAGGGAACGTCTAGGAAAAAGATGTTTGCCGGGTGTAGAAAGAGCGCGAGTAAAATGAAGGGAATTTGTGTGAAACAAGATGTCTGTCCGATGAGTATCAAAAACGGATCGCGTATGGGAAAAAGCGTCTTAGTTTAAGTTTAGACGGGAGCATGTATGGAAAAAGCTTGCTGCCAGGTGAAAGCGTTTTACGAAGTCCGATAGTGCAGTAACCTGTCGCTAGGACATACCTTCCACAAGGAACACAACATCAGCCATCGTGGACTGATTCATGAGCAGTTTCTTCATAGCTTGGCCGGTTTCATCATTCAGGGAGGTCCCTATGCTCGGGTTGAGGAAGTCCTCCTCGGTCAAGACGTTGTCGCATATGGTCACTAGGTAGGACATATCAAACATGCCCGCCACCTTCTTCAAGTCCATCAGCTCTTCGTCTGTGTGACTCTCCTCGAAGTTTGGTacacctttgaaaagaacatatAACTGCTAAGTTACAGAGGTCGCTTCAAGAAAATGGAAATCTATTTCTCGCAGCCAAACAATTCCATTGCATCAATATTCGAATCCCCGTTAACAAATGGATCATTTACCTACCTGCGTACAGGAACTCGAGCACGTGAGTGAAAGTCTTCGCCGTAATATCATCACTCAGGGTGATGACCGTGCGAATCTTTCCAGACGCCCCGGTCTTCTCTTCTTTTATTCCAGCCAGACCTGACACCGTTCCAGAATTTATCTCCTCCCATGTGATTTTGTTGACGTGCGCTTGGATCTGTTTAAGTTGGTTGTTCTGCAAAATATATCGAAAATCGAAAACTGAGGGGAGAAAGGAGATCGCCGGAAGAACCGTATTCGGAACACTCGGCAGGGACGTCTAAGTAGCCCATGGTGTGAGAGCTTCTTTCCTCCAGCAGCAATTTGGGACGTCTcgacaggtattgaccaataagaagagagctatcatgcttgaTCGGCACAGACAAGCAGGGCCATGATCACATATGGGGGTTTGATTGGTTAAAACCTGTCACCTGACCGGAAGtcctacatgatttctgcttgaggaatGTGGCGAATTGTCAAAAACAAAATCTTAATCTACAAAGATGGGGTTGTCTCTTACCGGGGCCGGGGGCGTCACACCAAGGACCCTGCAAAACAACCTCGACGCGCAACACAGCAAGCATTTGTGCGCCTCCAGACGGTAGTTTCCCTGGATGACGAATGCGACATCAGCGTGGCGGGGGTTCTCCAACATTTTCTGCCAGTCCGGACCAAACGACGACGTCTGCACTTCAATCCAGGGCGCCCGACCTGAAAAGGTAGAAGAATATTCTAGTAGTAGTGCAAGATGATCGCCATGCGTCTTGTCCGTTTCAAGTACTGAGCCGGTTGCCCTGACGTCTTTGGCACAAAGGTCGAGGACATTAGTCCTTGAGAAAGGACACAACTTTCGGAACCAGAGTTACAAAAGGTGCCGGTGGTGCTTTAAAACACCATTCATGTGCCAGTTCCAAAATCGATTAGGACGGTTGGTGTCTTACCTGTCTCGGGCATCACTGGTGGTAGCAGCGTGGATTTCTTCTTCTTGCCGGAGAAGAAGCCCTTGGCTTTCGCTGGACGTGATGATAGGGCGGCATGGGCCTGAAAATATACGTGAATCGGTCATTAGTACGGGACTGCAAATGCTGTGATGTGGAAAGAAGCGAGAATGAAGTGCATGGGCCTCTTCGCGGGTGATCAAAATCTGTTCTGTTAATTTTACTCATTGGCAACACGAACCGTGccacctccttctccatacacggtCCTTTCAATTATGAAACAGCTGTAGCAGTAAAAAATTTCCCCCTGGAAGAAGTGTTTGATCCGATTGTATTTTCACGGGTTGTGTTATACTGTAGttgaggcaatgaccgtcaaatAGCTCAGAGACCAAGGACCAGGTCGACTTACCGCTTTGTTGAAGCAGTATTTGACACCTTGCTGTGTGAGGGCGCTGCATTCGCAATACTCCATCCCCAACGATTTTGCAAGCTTCTCGGCTTCTAATTTACTCACTGGGGTTCTTTCATCTCGCAAGTCTGCAAAATTAAATTGCACAAACTTGGCATCAATGGATTGAATAAGTGGCCATGGTGCAGGCCATCGGGAAAACATCGGGGGAAAAAacgaaaaatgaaaacaaacgcaGCTGGTAGCAAATACATTCTGGAGACAGCATATACGGTCGTTCCGGCAAGGTTTCGTACTTTCTAGAATGGCGCAATCGGATGCCTCGGTAGTCTAGAAGCGATGAACCTGATCCTCCTATGttgtttaaagctgaaccgtcACTTATTTCGTAAAGGTACGACTTACCTCCTTTACACCCAATCAGGAGCCTGGGCGTATGTGGACAATTATGGCTGATTTCTGGGTCCCATTTAGCGGCAATGTTCTCGAACGAGTCGCGTGATGCAATAGAGAAGCAGACGAAAAAGACGTCCGTCTGGGGGTACGACAGGGGGCGCAACCTGTCGTAGTCCTCCTGAAAAAGAGTAAGTGTCATTATTCTGTTTCTGTGTCACCCACCCGTGGGCATGATAGTCTGAAATGGAATTATCTCGTTCCGCAACGTAGCTCTCCATCTGTCTCGGGAGACTCAGGGAAGGACGGGACAAACGAAAACTAGTCCTAGCTGGATATCAATCATTCGGTTTACTACCAAGATTCGTCAGTGCTTTTGCACTTACCTGTCCTGCCGTATCCCAGAGAGCAATATTCACTGGTTTTCCATCAAACATGACATTTGCCCAGTTGATGTCGAACACCGTTGGAACATACTCTCTGGGGAAGGATTCAGTGGTGTAAGAGATCAGCAAGCAACTTTTCCCAACCCCACCATCTCCGACTACGACTAACTTTAAGTTCTCCATCTTAATCTTAACTAAACTAAAAGATAAGAACGTATAAAGTATTAAAAGCGCAATAGAATTGTACTTGATCCTCATACTCCCAACTTGAGAGAGACGCCCAACCATCCAACCGATCGAGGAATTTCCTTTATCATTATGGCGTTGTGGTTGACGTTCTCAGCCGAGAGCGGCTCGATTGATAGGCGACAGACAGAAATTTAGCACGGTGACTCGGAACTGGACCTGACTTATGAACTGCCTCAGGAGTTTAGGAGGAAGAATGGGATGCGGGGACAGACCGGGAGAACGCACCGGGTGGTAAACGATAAAGAAAGAAGGGAACCTGTATGGAAAAGGCGACTTGGCGGCGAAGTAGGCAGGATGACCGGCGCACAAAGGGTCTAATATAGTGCTGAGGGGAGGATGAGCGCCGCAGAAAAGGCCTAATGATAAGTTTTCCTAGTTGATGCTAGAGGGAAGACCATGATTAAAAGATAGGggtatgaaatgaaatggtataGGGCCAGGCCAGGAATTAAATAGGGGCACAAGTGGGCCCCAGTGGCAGTGACTATGAGGGTTGATGTACCAAAGGGTAA
This genomic window from Lineus longissimus chromosome 13, tnLinLong1.2, whole genome shotgun sequence contains:
- the LOC135497599 gene encoding rho-related protein racA-like; protein product: MENLKLVVVGDGGVGKSCLLISYTTESFPREYVPTVFDINWANVMFDGKPVNIALWDTAGQEDYDRLRPLSYPQTDVFFVCFSIASRDSFENIAAKWDPEISHNCPHTPRLLIGCKGDLRDERTPVSKLEAEKLAKSLGMEYCECSALTQQGVKYCFNKAAHAALSSRPAKAKGFFSGKKKKSTLLPPVMPETGRAPWIEVQTSSFGPDWQKMLENPRHADVAFVIQGNYRLEAHKCLLCCASRLFCRVLGVTPPAPNNQLKQIQAHVNKITWEEINSGTVSGLAGIKEEKTGASGKIRTVITLSDDITAKTFTHVLEFLYAGVPNFEESHTDEELMDLKKVAGMFDMSYLVTICDNVLTEEDFLNPSIGTSLNDETGQAMKKLLMNQSTMADVVFLVEGAKVYGHQTILSCRSEVMAAMFSEHFTEGSSHMPEIIVPDVSLENFLALIEYLYTDHAPIESGDSVGLLVAADRYFQTRLKNLCELYITKEVDRSVVKNIEKSEIDVIGLLHGAQQHNAEQLAYWCLHFISTNYIAFERRPEFSALGKENSDYVKEHRWPPLKYLEEVKEYEKKMEKAGESCVVM